A window of Calliopsis andreniformis isolate RMS-2024a chromosome 3, iyCalAndr_principal, whole genome shotgun sequence contains these coding sequences:
- the Aldh gene encoding aldehyde dehydrogenase: MLRLLSKLQLPRYFSTAAIPAPEKNPSIMYTGIFIDNEWHRSKSRKTFPTINPTTGEIIAEVQEGDAADINVAVEAANKAFKLGSPWRTMDASQRGALLHKLADLIERDRTYLASLETLDNGKPYNVAYGFDVPASAATLRYYAGWADKNHGQVIPMDGQYFAYTRHEPIGVCGQIIPWNFPLLMMAWKLGPALATGNVIILKPAEQTPLTALYVAQLTKEAGFPNGVINVVPGYGTAGAALVSHKNVDKIAFTGSTEVGKLIKEGAATSNLKRTTLELGGKSPNIIFKDADMDHAVETAHFGLFFNMGQCCCAGSRTYVEDSIYDEFVERSAERAKSRVVGDPFDSNVEQGPQIDETQTNKIMSMIKKGQDQGAKLVSGGTRVGDKGYFVAPTVFANVTDDMTIAREEIFGPVQQILKFNSLNEVITRANASDYGLAAAVFTKDIDKANYIVQGLRAGTVWVNTYNVLSPQVPFGGYKMSGQGRELGQYGLEAYTEVKSVIVKIKQKNS; this comes from the exons ATGCTTCGACTGTTGAGCAAATTGCAATTGCCGCGGTACTTTTCCACTGCGGCAATCCCAGCTCCCGAAAAGAATCCGTCGATTATGTACACAGGA ATTTTCATTGACAATGAATGGCACCGTTCCAAATCAAGGAAAACATTTCCTACTATAAATCCAACGACGGGGGAAATCATAGCGGAAGTACAAGAAGGCGATGCCGCAGATATCAACGTAGCAGTGGAAGCAGCGAACAAAGCTTTCAAATTAGGCTCACCATGGAGAACGATGGATGCTTCCCAACGTGGTGCACTTTTGCACAAGTTAGCTGATTTAATAGAACGCGATCGTACTTATCTTGCG TCGTTAGAAACATTAGACAATGGTAAACCATACAATGTGGCGTACGGATTTGATGTACCTGCATCTGCAGCAACTCTGAGGTATTATGCAGGGTGGGCCGATAAAAATCACGGTCAAGTTATTCCTATGGATGGACAATACTTTGCTTATACTCGCCACGAGCCGATTGGCGTTTGCGGTCAGATTATTCCGTGGAATTTTCCCCTTCTAATGATGGCTTGGAAGTTGGGACCGGCTTTGGCTACAG gaaatgttattattttaaaGCCTGCGGAACAGACACCGTTAACAGCTCTCTATGTAGCTCAATTAACCAAGGAAGCTGGCTTCCCTAATGGAGTAATTAATGTTGTTCCTGGATACGGTACAGCTGGCGCTGCCTTGGTCAGTCACAAAAATGTTGACAAAATTGCATTTACCGGCTCGACAGAAGTTGGAAAGTTAATAAAAGAGGGTGCTGCGACGAGCAATTTGAAGAGAACTACGTTGGAACTAGGTGGAAAATCTCCAAACATCATATTTAAAGATGCTGATATGGACCATGCTGTGGAAACTGCACATTTTGGTCTCTTTTTTAACATG GGTCAATGTTGCTGTGCTGGATCTAGAACGTATGTAGAAGACAGTATTTACGATGAGTTTGTGGAAAGAAGTGCAGAGCGTGCTAAGTCTAGAGTGGTCGGTGATCCGTTTGATTCAAACGTGGAGCAAGGACCACAAATTGATGAGACTCAAACGAATAAGATTATGTCAATGATAAAGAAAGGTCAGGACCAAGGAGCTAAACTAGTCTCTGGCGGTACCCGTGTTGGTGACAAAGGCTATTTTGTCGCACCCACAGTGTTTGCTAACGTCAcagatgacatgactattgctAGAGAAGAG ATCTTTGGACCAGTTCAgcaaattttaaaattcaataGCTTAAACGAAGTAATTACACGTGCTAACGCTAGCGATTATGGATTAGCGGCGGCCGTGTTCACAAAGGATATCGATAAGGCAAATTACATAGTTCAAGGACTTCGAGCAGGCACAGTATG GGTTAACACGTACAATGTTTTATCACCTCAAGTTCCATTCGGTGGTTATAAAATGTCGGGACAAGGAAGAGAACTTGGCCAATATGGTCTCGAGGCTTATACCGAGGTTAAAAGTGTGATAGTTAAAATTAAGCAAAAGAATAGTTAA
- the Wdr24 gene encoding WD repeat domain 24 isoform X2, which yields MISKTVCITQEGPANALALNKDNSQVVIAGRNVFKIFTLLEDRFEEACNLRVGKNLNLNFSCNDVAWNLIDDHILATAATNGAVVVWNLNKSSRSKQEHVFIDHKRTVNKVSFHMTEPMWLISGSQDGTMKCFDLRIKEATKTFYSNTESVRDVQFCPHSPHTFAAVSENGHVQQWDLRKPDRYFQHFTAHSGPIFACDWHPETTWLATASRDKTIKVWDLLGKPTCDYIIHTIASVGRIKWRPQRKYHISSCALVVDCSINVWDIRRPYIPFASFNEHKDVPTGVAWRGNPQSFLSTSRDCTLYHHVFKDATRPASKANPQGIALNPKGDIAYACKVNVHVTTTVKQLTNIMRKTPATNDTFCMASSVMHRFAINVPREPKWFKACAEGYLLSGRLNDICDHNATVARNAGRNDISTVWSIIKTLYANPMGSILKTPPTASKEDIVNTLNLTQIAIGSGIDPPNAGHENDVKSLQGEITGATSGGDDETETDETPENQHSIGSMLLGYKQAFIDNKELYKGDFLFGESEFEPMTMDYNPSYMHNIMNNDNDWTLSKEAFPLRHEIKDRSPPPEQFPNHPPDINEDCASLMIEDQPSPLIVTNIPKAQFWDPTNLIEEALKHHAALRDIQTSASILIALGEKRKNLNIETAVQEHWILEYLDMLARFKLWNVATQSVWIPSVSQLNQQSTVIHACCSACTKPLQRAAWLCDRCHSSHHALCSVCHQVVRGVYAWCQGCTHGGHVVHMNEWFRCNRQCPTGCGHMCEYT from the exons ATGATTTCGAAAACTGTGTGTATCACACAAGAAGGTCCAGCAAATGCATTAGCATTAAACAAAGATAACAGTCAAGTTGTTATAGCAGGACGTAATG TTTTCAAGATATTTACTTTATTGGAAGACAGATTTGAGGAAGCTTGCAATTTACGTGTTGGGAAAAATTTAAATCTAAATTTTTCTTGCAACGATGTTGCTTGGAATCTTATTGATG atCATATATTAGCAACAGCTGCTACAAATGGGGCAGTGGTAGTATGGAATTTAAATAAATCATCAAGATCCAAGCAAGAACATGTTTTCATAGATCATAAAAGGACTGTGAATAAAGTAAGTTTTCATATGACAGAGCCTATGTGGTTAATATCTGGTTCCCAAGATGGTACCATGAAATGTTTTGATTTACGAATAAAAGAAGCCACTAAAACCTTCTACAG TAACACAGAGTCAGTACGAGATGTGCAGTTTTGTCCCCACTCTCCACATACTTTTGCTGCTGTTTCTGAAAATGGGCATGTACAACAATGGGATTTACGTAAACCAGATCGCTATTTTCAACATTTTACTGCTCATAGTGGTCCCATATTTGCTTGTGATTGGCATCCTGAAACAACTTGGCTTGCAACTGCCTCCAGAGACAAAACTATTaaa GTATGGGATTTATTAGGTAAACCTACTTGCGATTATATTATACACACAATAGCATCAGTAGGCCGTATAAAATGGAGGCCACAGAGAAAATATCATATATCTAGTTGTGCTCTTGTTGTGGATTGTAGCATAAATGTATGGGATATTCGTAGACCATATATTCCATTTGCAAGTTTCAATGAACACAAAGATGTTCCGACTGGCGTAGCATGGAGaggcaatccacaatcgttttTGTCTACTAGCAGG GATTGTACTTTATATCATCACGTGTTCAAAGATGCTACCAGACCGGCGAGTAAAGCTAATCCACAAGGTATTGCATTAAATCCGAAAGGAGATATTGCATATGCTTGTAAAGTCAATGTCCACGTTACAACTACGGTGAAACAATTGACTAATATAATGAG AAAAACACCAGCGACGAATGACACATTCTGCATGGCTTCTAGCGTGATGCATAGATTTGCGATAAATGTACCACGGGAACCAAAGTGGTTTAAAGCTTGTGCAGAAGGTTACTTGCTTTCTGGAAGATTAAATGACATTTGTGATCACAATGCCACTGTTGCTAGAAATGCTGGTAGGAACGAT ATTAGTACAGTATGGAGTATCATAAAAACTTTATATGCAAATCCCATGGGATCTATTTTAAAAACACCTCCAACAGCTTCTAAAGAGGACATAGTGAATACATTAAATTTAACACAGATTGCAATAGGATCTGGCATAGATCCACCAAATGCTG GACATGAAAACGATGTGAAATCTTTGCAAGGGGAGATAACAGGTGCAACTAGTGGAGGTGATGATGAAACTGAGACGGATGAAACGCCAGAAAATCAACATTCTATCGGATCAATGTTACTTGG TTATAAACAAGCATTTATCGATAACAAAGAATTATATAAAGGAGATTTTTTATTTGGTGAAAGCGAATTTGAACCAATGACAATGGATTATAACCCTAGTTATATGcacaatataatgaataatgacAACGATTGGACATTATCCAAAGAGGCTTTTCCTTTACGACATGAAATAAAAGACAGATCTCCGCCACCCGAGCAATTTCCGAATCATCCTCCGGACATAAATGAAGACTGTGCTtccttgatgatcgaagatcaaCCAAGTCCTTTGATAGTTACAAATATACCTAAAGCACAATTTTGGGATCCTACAAATCTAATTGAGGAAGCTTTGAAACATCATGCAGCGCTTCGAGATATACAGACCTCCGCTTCGATCCTTATTGCATTAGGAGAGAAACGAaagaatttaaatattgaaactgCTGTTCAAGAACATTGGATACTGGAGTACTTAGACATGCTTGCTAGATTTAAACTTTGGAATGTAGCCACTCAG TCAGTTTGGATCCCATCAGTGTCGCAGTTAAATCAGCAATCAACAGTAATACACGCGTGCTGTTCAGCTTGCACGAAACCGCTGCAAAGAGCTGCATGGTTATGCGATCGATGTCATTCATCTCATCACGCGCTATGCTCAGTTTGTCATCAA GTTGTTCGAGGAGTATACGCATGGTGCCAAGGATGTACGCACGGAGGACATGTTGTTCATATGAACGAGTGGTTCAGGTGTAATCGACAGTGTCCGACTGGTTGTGGTCACATGTGCGAGTACACTTGA
- the Wdr24 gene encoding WD repeat domain 24 isoform X1: MISKTVCITQEGPANALALNKDNSQVVIAGRNVFKIFTLLEDRFEEACNLRVGKNLNLNFSCNDVAWNLIDDHILATAATNGAVVVWNLNKSSRSKQEHVFIDHKRTVNKVSFHMTEPMWLISGSQDGTMKCFDLRIKEATKTFYSNTESVRDVQFCPHSPHTFAAVSENGHVQQWDLRKPDRYFQHFTAHSGPIFACDWHPETTWLATASRDKTIKVWDLLGKPTCDYIIHTIASVGRIKWRPQRKYHISSCALVVDCSINVWDIRRPYIPFASFNEHKDVPTGVAWRGNPQSFLSTSRDCTLYHHVFKDATRPASKANPQGIALNPKGDIAYACKVNVHVTTTVKQLTNIMRKTPATNDTFCMASSVMHRFAINVPREPKWFKACAEGYLLSGRLNDICDHNATVARNAGRNDISTVWSIIKTLYANPMGSILKTPPTASKEDIVNTLNLTQIAIGSGIDPPNAGHENDVKSLQGEITGATSGGDDETETDETPENQHSIGSMLLGYKQAFIDNKELYKGDFLFGESEFEPMTMDYNPSYMHNIMNNDNDWTLSKEAFPLRHEIKDRSPPPEQFPNHPPDINEDCASLMIEDQPSPLIVTNIPKAQFWDPTNLIEEALKHHAALRDIQTSASILIALGEKRKNLNIETAVQEHWILEYLDMLARFKLWNVATQIIQSVWIPSVSQLNQQSTVIHACCSACTKPLQRAAWLCDRCHSSHHALCSVCHQVVRGVYAWCQGCTHGGHVVHMNEWFRCNRQCPTGCGHMCEYT, translated from the exons ATGATTTCGAAAACTGTGTGTATCACACAAGAAGGTCCAGCAAATGCATTAGCATTAAACAAAGATAACAGTCAAGTTGTTATAGCAGGACGTAATG TTTTCAAGATATTTACTTTATTGGAAGACAGATTTGAGGAAGCTTGCAATTTACGTGTTGGGAAAAATTTAAATCTAAATTTTTCTTGCAACGATGTTGCTTGGAATCTTATTGATG atCATATATTAGCAACAGCTGCTACAAATGGGGCAGTGGTAGTATGGAATTTAAATAAATCATCAAGATCCAAGCAAGAACATGTTTTCATAGATCATAAAAGGACTGTGAATAAAGTAAGTTTTCATATGACAGAGCCTATGTGGTTAATATCTGGTTCCCAAGATGGTACCATGAAATGTTTTGATTTACGAATAAAAGAAGCCACTAAAACCTTCTACAG TAACACAGAGTCAGTACGAGATGTGCAGTTTTGTCCCCACTCTCCACATACTTTTGCTGCTGTTTCTGAAAATGGGCATGTACAACAATGGGATTTACGTAAACCAGATCGCTATTTTCAACATTTTACTGCTCATAGTGGTCCCATATTTGCTTGTGATTGGCATCCTGAAACAACTTGGCTTGCAACTGCCTCCAGAGACAAAACTATTaaa GTATGGGATTTATTAGGTAAACCTACTTGCGATTATATTATACACACAATAGCATCAGTAGGCCGTATAAAATGGAGGCCACAGAGAAAATATCATATATCTAGTTGTGCTCTTGTTGTGGATTGTAGCATAAATGTATGGGATATTCGTAGACCATATATTCCATTTGCAAGTTTCAATGAACACAAAGATGTTCCGACTGGCGTAGCATGGAGaggcaatccacaatcgttttTGTCTACTAGCAGG GATTGTACTTTATATCATCACGTGTTCAAAGATGCTACCAGACCGGCGAGTAAAGCTAATCCACAAGGTATTGCATTAAATCCGAAAGGAGATATTGCATATGCTTGTAAAGTCAATGTCCACGTTACAACTACGGTGAAACAATTGACTAATATAATGAG AAAAACACCAGCGACGAATGACACATTCTGCATGGCTTCTAGCGTGATGCATAGATTTGCGATAAATGTACCACGGGAACCAAAGTGGTTTAAAGCTTGTGCAGAAGGTTACTTGCTTTCTGGAAGATTAAATGACATTTGTGATCACAATGCCACTGTTGCTAGAAATGCTGGTAGGAACGAT ATTAGTACAGTATGGAGTATCATAAAAACTTTATATGCAAATCCCATGGGATCTATTTTAAAAACACCTCCAACAGCTTCTAAAGAGGACATAGTGAATACATTAAATTTAACACAGATTGCAATAGGATCTGGCATAGATCCACCAAATGCTG GACATGAAAACGATGTGAAATCTTTGCAAGGGGAGATAACAGGTGCAACTAGTGGAGGTGATGATGAAACTGAGACGGATGAAACGCCAGAAAATCAACATTCTATCGGATCAATGTTACTTGG TTATAAACAAGCATTTATCGATAACAAAGAATTATATAAAGGAGATTTTTTATTTGGTGAAAGCGAATTTGAACCAATGACAATGGATTATAACCCTAGTTATATGcacaatataatgaataatgacAACGATTGGACATTATCCAAAGAGGCTTTTCCTTTACGACATGAAATAAAAGACAGATCTCCGCCACCCGAGCAATTTCCGAATCATCCTCCGGACATAAATGAAGACTGTGCTtccttgatgatcgaagatcaaCCAAGTCCTTTGATAGTTACAAATATACCTAAAGCACAATTTTGGGATCCTACAAATCTAATTGAGGAAGCTTTGAAACATCATGCAGCGCTTCGAGATATACAGACCTCCGCTTCGATCCTTATTGCATTAGGAGAGAAACGAaagaatttaaatattgaaactgCTGTTCAAGAACATTGGATACTGGAGTACTTAGACATGCTTGCTAGATTTAAACTTTGGAATGTAGCCACTCAG ATAATTCAGTCAGTTTGGATCCCATCAGTGTCGCAGTTAAATCAGCAATCAACAGTAATACACGCGTGCTGTTCAGCTTGCACGAAACCGCTGCAAAGAGCTGCATGGTTATGCGATCGATGTCATTCATCTCATCACGCGCTATGCTCAGTTTGTCATCAA GTTGTTCGAGGAGTATACGCATGGTGCCAAGGATGTACGCACGGAGGACATGTTGTTCATATGAACGAGTGGTTCAGGTGTAATCGACAGTGTCCGACTGGTTGTGGTCACATGTGCGAGTACACTTGA